AGGCGCCGCAACTCCGCAGGCGGCAGTGCGAACGACAGGTCGGTCCGGGTCTGGGATTGCGCGCGTTCGTCGCCTGCCATTGCGCGGAACGGGGCGACCACATCCTCGGGAAAAGCGGTGCCCGCCAACGGCACCGGCGTGAGTAATGCCAAACCCTGGACCTTGCTACCGGCGGCGACCGCGGCGAGCTCCGCGATCGGTGCCCCCATGCTCTGCCCGACCAGCACGACCGGCGACGCCAGCGAATCCAGCACCGTCAGCACGTCATCGGCGAACCTGGCCAGCGAGTACGGGCCCGCTTCGGCTGTGCGGTCACCGCATCCCGCGAGATCAACGGGCACGCATCGGGTGGGGTCCAGTGTCGATCGTGCGATCAGCGGGCCCCACACGTGCCTGTCATCCAGGAAACCGGGGATGAACACCACAGCGGGGGCAGGGTTGGGTTCCATGAGTCCTCGGTTCGTGGGGGGCGTGGCACATCGGGCATGTTATAGGTCAAAGTCTGTTACCTATATCAAGGCTGGCACAGGAGTCGTCATCTTCCAAGGGCGGTTCCTGTGAAGAGCGTCACTAGCGAAAGATCGACCAGCGCGCACGTTTCGGCGTGCGCGCTGGTCGGCTACGAGGACTTCGAGGGTCAGTTCTGACCCCAGTGTGTCGCCTCGGTCATGTACGCGTACACGGAGGCGGCGCGGTGGCACAGGGAGAATGCGTTGGACTGGATATCCGAGTACGCGTTTCGGCAATTGACCAGAAGTTCTTGGTAGAACGCTGCGTTACACGGACCGTATCCGGCCTCGCGCCACCCTTCGGCGCGCCGCGCGTCGACCACGTCGTAACACATGTCGTGCCGCGCGCACGGTCCGGCGAAGTTCGCGCTGCCGAACTGGTCGAACGACGAGGTGCAGTAGTCATGTCGGGCAACCGGTTCTAAGGTCGGGTTGTAGACGTAGTCGGCCGGCACATCGATGTAGGGCAGCGCGGGGTCCGGATCGCGCTTGTCCCGGGACGGCTCCGGCTGGGACGACCAGAGCGTGCCCAGCCGGCCATCCAGCGGATATTGCGGAGTGGGTGTCGCGTTCGCGGTGGACATGCCCGACGCGACCAGCACTGCCGCGAATCCGGCGATGCCGAGAATGCGTCTGATCGTGGAATTGCTTCTTCTGCTCATCGATACCCTCTGTCTGTGCGGGGCGCGGAATGCGCAATCGCATCGCCGGATGGGATGCGGACTCACCTTCACCTGGGCCCTCTTATTCGACAAGCGAGCGGATTCGACAATGCCGAACCGGATCGTCTACGTGCGAATTCTTTTCGATATCAGGAAAAATGAGCAGTCCCCGAAAAATTGCGACTTCGAAGGTGTGGTTTCGGTCCAGTGGCGAAAGGCCCTTTCTTATGGGAAATTGCCCCGGCCGAAGCCGGGAATTGTCCTATCGCACCGTACGGGTCGGCGAGGGCAGCGGTGCGGCCCACCGCAGGACCGTGCCCCCTTCGGCGCGCCGCTCCAGTCGGCAACTGCCGCCGTGCTTTTCGGCCCGCACCGCGAGATTCGCCAGCCCGCTGCGGTGCGTGATCTCGTCGGGCACACCGATTCCGTCGTCGGTGACATCGACGGTGACGTCGTCACGCACGCTGAGTTCGACCGAAATCGTCGTGGCCGACGCGTGCCGGACCGCATTGCTGATCGCCTCGCGCAGCACTGCTTCGACATCGTCGGACAACGGTGGCGCGAGGACGGTGACAGGTCCGGCCAAGTGCACTCGCGTCCGTATTCCGGTGTCCTTGGTCATGTCGGAAACGATGCCGTGCAGCCGTTTTCGATAGGTGGACGAATCAGCGGCCGTATTGGTCTGCAGATCGAAGATCGAGTGCCGGATATCGTGCACGATCGTCTGGATATCGTCGACGCTTTCCGCGAGGCGTGCCTGGGTTTGCGCCGACTCGGTGCGCCGGATCGTGTTCTGCAGCGAGAGCCCGACGGCGAACAGGCGTTGAATGACTTGATCGTGCAGGTCGCGGGCGATGCGATCGCGGTCGGACAAGACGTCGAGTTCGCGCATGCGCCGTTGCGTATCCGCCAGCCGAAGAGCGAGCGCTGCTTGATCGGCGATGGCCGCCATCATCGACTGGGCGGCCCGGTCCAACTGCGGCATGCCCGCGGGTCGTATCGTCGCCAATACGCCGACGACCGAATGGCCGGCCTGCAGTGGAAGTATCAGTGCCGGTCCGAGTTTCGCGACGTTGCCGAGGGTCGTCGCGCCGGCCAGCGTGTCCACGGCGACTGCCAGGCCCTCGCGATAGGACCGGCCGACCGCGGTCGTACGCACGGGTTCGCGCCGGCCGATCAACCGCTGGGCACAGCTTCCCGCCGCGGCGACCACGACCAGCTCGGTCTCCTCCGCGATAGTGCTCGAGTCGGCGGCCAAGGCCAGGAGGGTGCAGGCCGATTCGGTGAGCGCGAGCGTGCGCTCGGCGACAAGTTTCAACACCTCGTGATTCGTCCCGCCCGAGAGGAGTTCGGTGGCCACATCACGGGTGGCTTCCAGCCACTGCTGTCGGATCCGAGCTTCTTCATAAAGGCGCGAGTTCGCGATGGCGATGCCGGCCGCGGCGGCGAGCGCCTGCACGACGACTTCGTCGTCTTCGGTGAACTCACCGCCACCCACTTTCTCGGTGAGATAAAGGTTTCCGAATACTTCGTTGCGCACCTGGATCGGTACGCCGAGGAAAGACCGCATGGGCGGGTGATTCTCGGGGAAGCCGACCGCGGCGGGATGTTCGGAAAGATCGGCAAGCCGGATCGGTCGCGGTTGGCTGATCAGCAGACCGAGTACGCCGTGACCATGCGGCAGATCACCGATCATGACGCGGGTGCGATCGTCTATGCCCTCGTAGACGAATTCGGTGAGCCGGGCGGCGGGCCGGCCGGTTTCGACCACGCCGAGCGCGCCGTAGCGGGCGTCCACCAACTCCAGGGCCGCGTGCACGATCGAACGGAGCGTGTCATCGATATCGAGCCCCGAGGTGACGACCAGCATCGCTTCGATGAGCCGATCCATCCGATCTCGCGTATCGACGATCTGCGCGATGCGCTCCTGCACCTCTTCGAGTAGTTCGTGTAATCGGAGCTGGGAGAGCGTCTCGGTGACCGGTGGCAATCCGCTCGGCGCTGGTTCGGAAAACCGCATCGGCACGTCTCGGCTCCTTCGGTCTTCGTTTCCTTCGCTTTCGAGCCTTACGCACGCCGCACACTCGGAAAATGTGCAGAGTGCCCTTGGTTCGAGGGCCAAAGACCCTCGATCGGCGCGACCAGAGCCATTCGGCGGCCGAATTCGACCGAACCCTTGGCCGAGGTCCTCGCTATGCGGGCCGTCGGACCCTTCTTCGCGGCACGACCGTATGCGACCGTCATGGCACCCGAACACTAAGGAAGTCGGTATGGATCATGGAATGCCGGACGATGAAACCGTACGCGCG
This genomic stretch from Nocardia brasiliensis ATCC 700358 harbors:
- a CDS encoding GAF domain-containing sensor histidine kinase yields the protein MRFSEPAPSGLPPVTETLSQLRLHELLEEVQERIAQIVDTRDRMDRLIEAMLVVTSGLDIDDTLRSIVHAALELVDARYGALGVVETGRPAARLTEFVYEGIDDRTRVMIGDLPHGHGVLGLLISQPRPIRLADLSEHPAAVGFPENHPPMRSFLGVPIQVRNEVFGNLYLTEKVGGGEFTEDDEVVVQALAAAAGIAIANSRLYEEARIRQQWLEATRDVATELLSGGTNHEVLKLVAERTLALTESACTLLALAADSSTIAEETELVVVAAAGSCAQRLIGRREPVRTTAVGRSYREGLAVAVDTLAGATTLGNVAKLGPALILPLQAGHSVVGVLATIRPAGMPQLDRAAQSMMAAIADQAALALRLADTQRRMRELDVLSDRDRIARDLHDQVIQRLFAVGLSLQNTIRRTESAQTQARLAESVDDIQTIVHDIRHSIFDLQTNTAADSSTYRKRLHGIVSDMTKDTGIRTRVHLAGPVTVLAPPLSDDVEAVLREAISNAVRHASATTISVELSVRDDVTVDVTDDGIGVPDEITHRSGLANLAVRAEKHGGSCRLERRAEGGTVLRWAAPLPSPTRTVR
- a CDS encoding alpha/beta fold hydrolase, encoding MEPNPAPAVVFIPGFLDDRHVWGPLIARSTLDPTRCVPVDLAGCGDRTAEAGPYSLARFADDVLTVLDSLASPVVLVGQSMGAPIAELAAVAAGSKVQGLALLTPVPLAGTAFPEDVVAPFRAMAGDERAQSQTRTDLSFALPPAELRRLARTGARIRTEVVAGLVDSWNDGLPGAPVPSEFTGPVLIVRGDRDPMVTAEMVATHVAPRFPAAQVHMIADSGHWPHLEQPDSMARLLDSFVRQALDGRVERSVTAPRKDRS